In a single window of the Zea mays cultivar B73 chromosome 5, Zm-B73-REFERENCE-NAM-5.0, whole genome shotgun sequence genome:
- the LOC103627124 gene encoding beta-1,2-xylosyltransferease XAX1, producing MLLRSMLITARSPPSTSSFRNNLACSVVLLGTAATYPNSGRSDNGDRGGAGVGAGEFVPYRIQLIAEVSLAKLFADFASPVDTSALMQQNSPPNLSKSPVPETETIPPQETLGGGDDNIDLVDPRESVTGSEEPGLPEAAVMRKDMAAVSNKDGLPTRKDDDEDAASEPTTKPCDWHNKSIT from the exons ATGCTTCTCAGATCCATGCTCATCACCGCTCGCTCACCTCCCAGTACCTCCTCCTTCCGTAATAACCTGGCGTGCAGCGTGGTGCTCCTCGGCACCGCCGCCACCTACCCCAACAGCGGGCGCTCTGACAACGGCGACCGTGGCGGTGCGGGTGTAGGGGCTGGGGAGTTTGTGCCCTACCGGATCCAGTTGATCGCAGAGGTTTCCCTCGCTAAGCTCTTCGCAGACTTCG CCAGCCCAGTCGACACGTCTGCGCTGATGCAGCAGAACTCGCCTCCCAACTTGTCCAAGTCGCCCGTGCCGGAGACGGAGACCATCCCGCCGCAAGAGACGCTAGGCGGCGGCGACGACAACATAGATCTCGTCGATCCGCGTGAGAGTGTTACAGGCTCCGAGGAACCCGGCTTGCCAGAAGCTGCCGTTATGAGGAAGGACATGGCGGCGGTTTCCAACAAGGATGGCTTGCCCACCAGGAAGGACGACGACGAGGATGCAGCGTCCGAGCCCACCACCAAGCCAT GTGACTGGCATAACAAATCAATAACTTGA